In Pseudomonas mohnii, the following are encoded in one genomic region:
- a CDS encoding GDP-mannose 4,6-dehydratase has translation MPRLLLTGANGFVGKILTRRLQDVGYQVIALSSSEPRADHGADEHLVCDIRDADALEQAMAQAKPSHVVHLAAVSHVPTSFKEPLRTWQTNVMGSMNLLEAIRLQAPDAFVLFPSSSEVYGAAFKSGLALDELTPCEPLNPYAASKVAAESAFREYFRQGIKGVIARPFNHIGAQQSPDFVSASFARQIALIEAGQQAPVLKVGNLEATRDFLDVQDVCNAYIELLKLADKPGHPNCVNIASGRSLQIRQVLDLMLSLSSATITVELDPERLRPSDIPVALGNSTRLMQCTGWTPSIPLEQTLKELLDYWREQVKHTD, from the coding sequence ATGCCACGTCTACTACTCACAGGAGCTAACGGCTTCGTTGGCAAGATACTGACGCGCCGCCTGCAGGACGTGGGCTATCAAGTGATCGCGCTGAGCAGTAGCGAGCCCCGGGCCGACCACGGCGCCGATGAGCACCTGGTGTGCGACATCCGGGACGCGGACGCGTTAGAGCAGGCCATGGCGCAGGCCAAGCCCAGCCACGTCGTGCACCTCGCGGCTGTCTCGCATGTGCCGACCAGCTTCAAGGAGCCGCTGCGCACCTGGCAGACCAACGTCATGGGCAGCATGAACCTGCTTGAAGCGATCCGGTTGCAGGCGCCGGATGCATTCGTGCTGTTTCCCAGCTCTTCGGAAGTCTATGGCGCCGCGTTCAAATCGGGCCTGGCGCTGGATGAACTGACGCCGTGCGAGCCGCTAAACCCTTATGCGGCCAGCAAGGTGGCGGCCGAAAGCGCGTTCCGCGAATACTTCCGCCAAGGCATCAAAGGCGTGATTGCCCGCCCGTTCAACCACATCGGCGCCCAGCAGAGCCCTGACTTCGTCAGCGCTTCGTTCGCCCGGCAGATCGCCCTGATCGAAGCGGGTCAGCAAGCACCGGTGCTAAAGGTCGGCAACCTGGAAGCCACCCGGGATTTCCTCGACGTCCAGGACGTCTGCAACGCCTACATCGAGCTGCTGAAACTGGCCGACAAACCAGGCCACCCAAACTGCGTGAACATCGCCAGCGGCCGCTCGCTGCAGATCCGGCAGGTCCTCGACCTGATGCTGTCGTTGAGCAGCGCCACCATCACGGTGGAACTGGACCCTGAGCGCCTGCGCCCTTCCGATATTCCGGTCGCACTCGGCAACAGCACACGCCTCATGCAATGCACCGGCTGGACACCAAGCATCCCGCTGGAGCAGACCCTGAAGGAATTGCTGGACTACTGGCGCGAGCAGGTCAAACACACCGATTAA
- a CDS encoding glycosyltransferase yields MTPVRIDQFAPSVAAGDGVTNGLLFTRSLLRDLGYESHIYSFNIPEQMAGEVLPARTFHPSKCSLLLYHHSMGHDHGPWLLDQRCPKALVYHNITPPEFFPAGSGLRRYAEMGLEQLEQWRDEFVHALADSPLNQSELIAAGYPRSKTLPLLVDTRRLEGPTAEPGFIARQESDTRYYLAVGRLAENKRQYLLIEAFYHLLQLQKQADSSQPPQRLILVGGTTSEAYARGLEQYIFDLGLQDQVLLVGKCSEPELRWLYRNAHQYWCASAHEGFCMPLLEANYASLPVVTQARSNIPDTLGEGGLLLDSDDPIVFALTCHLLNTEPGLRETTIAAGLRNLQRYERDNLRDALVQWLGQLEFLPPCDGAKPDATSTTHRS; encoded by the coding sequence ATGACCCCAGTTCGCATCGATCAATTCGCCCCCAGCGTTGCCGCCGGGGACGGCGTTACCAACGGCCTGCTGTTCACTCGAAGCCTGCTGCGCGACCTGGGTTACGAGTCGCACATCTACAGCTTCAACATCCCCGAGCAGATGGCCGGGGAAGTGCTGCCCGCACGTACCTTTCATCCGTCCAAATGCTCGCTGCTGCTGTATCACCACTCCATGGGCCACGATCACGGCCCATGGCTACTGGACCAGCGCTGCCCCAAGGCACTGGTCTATCACAACATCACGCCGCCAGAGTTCTTCCCCGCGGGAAGCGGCCTGCGTCGCTATGCCGAAATGGGCCTGGAGCAGCTTGAGCAATGGCGTGACGAGTTCGTCCATGCCCTGGCCGACTCGCCGCTGAACCAGAGCGAACTGATTGCCGCTGGCTACCCACGCAGCAAGACCTTGCCCTTGTTGGTCGATACCCGCCGGCTGGAAGGGCCGACTGCAGAACCCGGGTTCATCGCCCGGCAAGAGAGCGACACCCGGTACTACCTGGCGGTCGGCCGCCTGGCGGAGAACAAGCGCCAGTACCTGCTGATCGAGGCGTTCTACCATCTGCTGCAGCTGCAAAAGCAGGCTGACTCCAGCCAACCGCCGCAGCGCCTGATCCTGGTCGGCGGCACCACCAGCGAAGCCTATGCCCGGGGGCTGGAGCAGTACATCTTTGATCTCGGCCTGCAGGATCAGGTCCTGCTGGTTGGCAAATGCTCCGAGCCGGAGTTGCGCTGGCTGTACCGCAATGCCCATCAATACTGGTGTGCCAGCGCCCACGAAGGCTTTTGCATGCCGTTGCTGGAGGCGAACTATGCCTCGCTTCCGGTGGTCACACAGGCACGCTCCAACATCCCCGATACCCTGGGCGAAGGTGGACTGCTGCTGGACAGCGACGATCCGATTGTCTTCGCATTGACCTGTCATTTGCTCAATACCGAGCCCGGCCTGCGGGAAACGACGATCGCTGCCGGCCTGCGTAACCTGCAGCGCTATGAGCGCGACAACCTGCGCGACGCGCTGGTGCAGTGGCTCGGTCAGCTTGAATTTTTACCGCCTTGTGATGGAGCAAAACCGGATGCCACGTCTACTACTCACAGGAGCTAA
- a CDS encoding class I SAM-dependent methyltransferase, with protein MLIPNNPDLDFQELNRRIEAEVERYRLGNSERALPVFNPSPAERYDRPYGWMQLIQLEDEALARAAYPTLIGRKAENAELQSTLHKLRSGWDKFEVLAELRYSPEGNAHNADVQGLRRARLKNTIRRIPVVGKLILSAYGLMLTEARNRHYIARLDLLTRQIKQHNGEMLSNKDQFQTHLQELNTYLQDHQKVLQEHHEEQKHQAEQFARLEAELKQSRTVQQELRARLQQLERQPRQVAVAAPQETAAAVPAVLQHQSNIPDSFYLAFENRFRGDAETIRGRQSYYLPILDAIVPLNHGLPLVDIGCGRGEWLQMLPEHYSRIGVDLNSMNVEACHEQGLSAVQQDALLWLAQQPENSLAAVTAFHVIEHLTFEQFNTLLDECQRVLAPGGVIIFETPNPENLVSAATHFYTDPTHLHPLPPAFTEFLVEFKGFEQVQIHRLNPIPREYALNEDSEVARRCDALFYGPQDYAVVASKSLT; from the coding sequence ATGCTGATACCCAATAACCCGGACCTCGACTTCCAGGAACTCAACCGTCGCATCGAGGCCGAGGTCGAGCGTTATCGGCTGGGCAATAGCGAGCGCGCGCTCCCGGTGTTCAACCCTTCGCCGGCCGAACGCTATGACCGCCCGTATGGCTGGATGCAACTGATCCAGTTGGAGGACGAGGCGCTGGCCCGCGCCGCCTACCCAACCCTGATCGGTCGCAAGGCCGAAAACGCTGAATTGCAGAGCACCCTGCACAAGTTGCGTTCCGGTTGGGACAAGTTCGAGGTCCTGGCCGAGTTGCGCTACTCGCCTGAAGGCAACGCGCACAATGCTGATGTACAAGGCCTGCGCCGAGCGCGTCTGAAGAACACCATTCGCCGCATCCCGGTGGTGGGCAAACTGATTCTCAGCGCCTACGGCCTGATGCTGACCGAGGCGCGTAACCGCCACTACATCGCCCGCCTGGACCTGCTGACCCGCCAGATCAAGCAACACAACGGCGAAATGCTGAGCAACAAGGATCAGTTCCAGACTCACCTTCAGGAACTCAATACCTACTTGCAAGACCATCAAAAAGTCTTGCAGGAGCACCACGAAGAGCAAAAACACCAGGCGGAACAATTCGCACGCCTGGAAGCCGAACTGAAACAGTCCCGGACCGTGCAACAAGAGCTGCGCGCCCGCCTGCAGCAGCTGGAGCGCCAGCCGCGCCAGGTGGCTGTCGCCGCGCCGCAAGAGACTGCCGCAGCGGTACCGGCTGTTCTGCAACACCAAAGCAACATCCCGGACAGTTTTTACCTGGCCTTCGAAAACCGTTTCCGGGGCGACGCCGAAACCATCCGTGGTCGCCAGTCCTATTACCTGCCGATCCTCGATGCGATCGTGCCGCTCAACCACGGGTTGCCACTGGTGGACATCGGCTGCGGCCGGGGTGAATGGCTGCAAATGTTGCCTGAGCACTACTCGCGCATCGGCGTCGATCTGAACTCGATGAATGTCGAGGCCTGTCACGAGCAGGGTTTGAGCGCCGTGCAGCAAGACGCGCTGTTGTGGTTGGCGCAGCAGCCGGAGAACAGCCTGGCAGCGGTCACCGCGTTCCATGTGATCGAGCACCTGACGTTCGAGCAGTTCAACACCCTGCTGGATGAGTGCCAGCGCGTACTCGCTCCCGGCGGCGTGATCATCTTCGAGACACCGAACCCGGAAAACCTGGTCAGTGCCGCCACGCACTTCTACACCGACCCGACACACCTACATCCGCTGCCGCCGGCTTTCACCGAATTCCTGGTGGAATTCAAGGGCTTCGAGCAGGTACAGATCCATCGCCTGAACCCGATCCCGCGCGAATACGCACTGAATGAAGATTCTGAAGTCGCTCGCCGTTGTGATGCCTTGTTCTACGGTCCTCAGGACTATGCCGTAGTGGCCAGCAAGAGCCTGACATGA
- a CDS encoding ABC transporter ATP-binding protein codes for MLEVENVCKEFKLYNRPWHRLKEVVMRRSFHRTHRALDNISFRVASGETLGILGRNGAGKSTLLKMLNGVLLPDAGQIKITGRVTGLLELGTGFDPNLSGLQNITGNGLLLGMTRQQIEERRQAIVEFSELGEFIHEPIRTYSSGMNMRLAFSIAIHANPDTFLIDEALSVGDGHFQQKCMRRIKEFRANGGSIIFVSHDLNAVKMICDRAIVLSEGKIVADGDPEDAVNIYNQLLGADEEEYSKRELLEAGYGTRQAILEDVTFCGQNSQSSILASGDTGTLDVTIAAQSDLPDVSLGLMIRDRFGQDIFGTNSHYLNFPIALVNGERKHLRYNFPMRLAPGKYTITLALHDGADHTINCYHWRDNAIGFEVAGITGTFFAGVCDLAPTLQEMPSETFNGTVSNADTQ; via the coding sequence ATGCTTGAAGTGGAAAACGTCTGCAAAGAGTTCAAGCTCTACAACAGACCCTGGCACAGGCTCAAAGAAGTCGTCATGCGCCGCAGCTTCCACCGCACACACAGGGCGTTAGACAACATCTCGTTTCGTGTTGCCAGCGGAGAAACGCTGGGCATTCTTGGCCGCAATGGCGCTGGCAAGTCCACGCTCCTGAAGATGCTCAACGGTGTCCTGCTGCCTGACGCGGGCCAGATCAAGATCACGGGCAGGGTCACCGGTTTGCTGGAACTTGGCACGGGTTTCGACCCCAATCTGAGCGGCCTGCAGAACATCACCGGCAACGGCCTGCTGCTCGGCATGACTCGCCAGCAGATCGAGGAGCGCCGCCAGGCGATCGTCGAGTTCTCAGAGCTGGGTGAGTTCATCCATGAGCCGATCCGCACTTATTCCTCGGGCATGAACATGCGCCTGGCCTTCTCCATTGCCATCCATGCCAACCCGGACACCTTCCTGATCGACGAAGCGCTTTCGGTCGGTGACGGCCACTTCCAGCAGAAGTGCATGCGCCGCATCAAGGAATTCCGCGCCAACGGCGGCTCGATCATCTTCGTTTCCCACGACCTGAATGCGGTCAAGATGATTTGCGATCGCGCCATTGTCCTGAGCGAGGGCAAGATCGTTGCCGACGGCGATCCTGAAGATGCCGTCAACATCTATAACCAGTTGCTGGGTGCCGACGAAGAGGAATACAGCAAACGTGAGTTGCTGGAAGCCGGTTACGGCACGCGCCAGGCGATTCTCGAAGACGTCACCTTCTGCGGGCAGAACTCGCAAAGCTCAATACTGGCCAGTGGCGACACCGGAACCCTGGATGTGACGATCGCCGCGCAGTCCGATCTGCCGGATGTTTCGCTGGGCCTGATGATCCGGGACCGTTTCGGCCAGGACATCTTCGGCACCAACAGCCACTACCTGAACTTCCCGATCGCCCTGGTCAACGGTGAGCGCAAGCACCTGCGCTACAACTTCCCGATGCGACTGGCGCCGGGCAAATATACAATCACGCTTGCCCTGCATGACGGCGCCGATCACACCATTAACTGTTACCACTGGCGGGACAACGCCATTGGTTTCGAGGTGGCCGGTATTACCGGGACATTCTTCGCCGGCGTATGCGACCTTGCTCCGACGCTCCAGGAAATGCCATCCGAGACTTTCAACGGAACTGTAAGTAATGCTGATACCCAATAA
- a CDS encoding glycosyltransferase family 4 protein has product MKIGLSCTVWAAGERAGHLDGIGTYSRALWDGLDQTIQSSGSDIQLQPYAFGRDLPSMACGTPKQLAVRYPVHALLSGILKLPLPNSRAIARDIDLFHATDHHIPRIHGVPTVATIMDVIPMLHPEWIKNDLRSLKSWLFAAAIRKADHIITISEYSKQDMVEHLKISPERISVTPLGVEPIYFERIEAEQRRAVLDTHGLQPGFFLFVGTLQPRKNLLRVLQAFQQLPDAVRKAHPLVIVGRDGWNNEELLPQLHALEQKGEGRWLSYLPQSDVLTLLQSASALVFASLYEGFGLPVIEAFAAQCPVIASNSTSVPEVSGNAAWPVDPYSVESISAVMQDVLNQSTLREEKIQLGLARAHHYNWNECARQTLDVYRKVLKDG; this is encoded by the coding sequence ATGAAGATTGGCTTGAGCTGTACGGTCTGGGCTGCCGGCGAGCGCGCTGGACACCTGGACGGTATTGGAACTTACTCACGTGCGTTATGGGATGGCCTGGACCAGACCATCCAGAGCAGCGGTTCCGATATCCAGCTACAACCCTATGCATTCGGTCGCGACTTGCCATCGATGGCCTGCGGCACGCCCAAACAGCTGGCCGTGCGCTACCCGGTGCATGCGCTGCTGAGCGGCATCCTCAAGCTTCCATTGCCTAACTCGCGGGCGATTGCCAGGGACATCGATCTGTTCCATGCGACCGATCACCATATCCCGCGAATCCACGGTGTGCCCACGGTTGCGACCATCATGGACGTGATCCCCATGCTGCACCCCGAGTGGATCAAGAACGACCTGCGCAGCCTCAAGAGTTGGCTGTTCGCCGCCGCGATCCGCAAAGCCGACCACATCATCACCATTTCCGAATACAGCAAGCAGGACATGGTCGAGCACCTGAAGATCTCCCCCGAGCGCATCAGCGTGACGCCATTGGGCGTGGAGCCGATCTACTTCGAGCGCATCGAAGCCGAGCAACGCCGCGCTGTCCTGGATACGCATGGCCTGCAGCCCGGGTTCTTCCTGTTTGTCGGCACTCTGCAACCGCGCAAGAATCTGCTGCGGGTGCTGCAAGCCTTCCAGCAACTGCCCGACGCGGTGCGCAAGGCGCATCCGCTGGTCATTGTTGGACGTGATGGCTGGAACAATGAAGAGTTGCTGCCGCAACTGCATGCCCTGGAGCAGAAAGGCGAAGGCCGCTGGCTCAGCTACCTGCCGCAATCGGACGTCTTGACCTTGCTGCAAAGCGCTAGCGCGTTGGTGTTCGCATCGTTGTATGAAGGCTTCGGCTTGCCGGTTATCGAGGCGTTCGCGGCACAATGTCCGGTGATTGCCTCAAATAGCACCTCGGTTCCGGAGGTAAGCGGCAATGCAGCGTGGCCGGTCGACCCTTACAGTGTCGAGAGCATCAGTGCGGTCATGCAGGACGTGCTGAACCAGTCGACGCTGCGCGAAGAGAAAATCCAGCTCGGCCTGGCCCGCGCCCATCATTACAACTGGAATGAATGCGCCAGGCAGACGCTGGATGTGTATCGCAAGGTGCTGAAAGACGGCTGA
- a CDS encoding mannose-1-phosphate guanylyltransferase/mannose-6-phosphate isomerase, protein MFTPVILAGGNGSRLWPLSRQSFPKQFLALDGQDQGTMFQRTLARLQGLEHSPAIIVSNEQHRFIVAEQLRVAKMTSRRIILEPLARNTAPAIALAALEATADGSDPILLVLAADHHIHNEKAFRDSVCQAQAYAEKGHLVTFGITPTHAETGFGYIQCGAAIDQGGFAIAAFKEKPSLEVAEEYLSSGAYLWNSGMFMFRASVFLAELKKHRPDILATCHVALEHAEADSHFLHVQSEHFVMCADESVDYAVMEHTDAGLVVPLDVGWNDLGSWAAIWDVGPHDAHKNRLEGDVMAIDTRNCLVQSHHRLVATVGLDDLIVIETKDAVLVANKNDSQQVKDVVKRLLVEERAEFVTHPLVNRPWGHYDTVDKGERYQVKRISVLPGECLSLQLHYHRAEHWIVVSGTARVICGDNELILSENQSTYIPLGVKHSLSNPGKVPLELIEVQSGVYLGEDDIVRFEDRYGRLAK, encoded by the coding sequence ATGTTTACCCCTGTAATCCTGGCTGGCGGTAATGGTTCACGTTTGTGGCCTCTATCGCGTCAGAGCTTTCCCAAGCAATTTCTCGCTCTGGATGGGCAAGATCAGGGGACGATGTTTCAACGGACGTTGGCTCGGCTGCAGGGGCTGGAGCATTCACCCGCGATCATCGTGAGCAATGAGCAACACCGTTTCATCGTGGCCGAGCAACTGCGGGTGGCGAAGATGACCAGCCGCCGGATCATTCTTGAGCCGCTGGCTCGCAACACCGCGCCAGCCATTGCTTTGGCTGCTTTGGAAGCCACTGCCGACGGTAGCGATCCGATCCTTTTGGTGCTGGCTGCCGACCACCATATCCATAATGAAAAAGCATTCCGTGACTCGGTATGTCAAGCTCAGGCCTATGCGGAAAAAGGGCATTTGGTGACGTTCGGCATCACGCCAACCCACGCCGAAACCGGTTTTGGCTACATCCAGTGCGGGGCTGCCATCGATCAGGGCGGTTTCGCGATTGCCGCCTTCAAGGAAAAGCCTTCGCTGGAAGTGGCCGAGGAGTACCTGTCTTCGGGGGCTTATCTGTGGAACAGCGGCATGTTCATGTTCCGCGCCTCGGTGTTCCTGGCCGAGCTGAAGAAGCATCGCCCGGACATTCTGGCCACCTGCCACGTGGCGCTGGAACACGCCGAAGCGGACAGCCACTTCCTGCATGTGCAATCCGAGCATTTCGTGATGTGCGCCGATGAGTCAGTGGACTATGCCGTAATGGAACACACCGACGCCGGTTTGGTGGTTCCGCTGGATGTCGGCTGGAACGACCTGGGCAGTTGGGCGGCGATCTGGGACGTTGGCCCGCACGACGCCCACAAGAACCGCCTCGAAGGCGACGTGATGGCCATCGATACTCGCAACTGCCTGGTGCAATCGCATCACCGCTTGGTGGCCACCGTCGGCCTTGATGACTTGATTGTCATCGAAACCAAGGACGCCGTGCTGGTCGCCAACAAGAACGACAGCCAGCAGGTCAAGGATGTGGTCAAGCGCCTGCTGGTCGAAGAGCGCGCCGAGTTTGTCACCCATCCACTGGTCAACCGTCCCTGGGGCCACTACGACACGGTCGACAAGGGCGAGCGCTATCAGGTCAAGCGGATCAGCGTGTTACCGGGCGAGTGCCTGTCGTTGCAGCTGCATTACCATCGCGCCGAACACTGGATCGTGGTGTCCGGTACGGCTCGAGTGATCTGTGGTGACAATGAATTGATCCTTTCCGAGAACCAATCCACGTATATCCCGCTGGGGGTCAAGCATTCGCTGTCGAACCCGGGCAAGGTGCCATTGGAGTTGATCGAAGTGCAGTCCGGGGTTTACCTGGGTGAAGACGATATCGTTCGCTTCGAAGACCGTTACGGACGCTTGGCTAAATAA
- a CDS encoding DUF4214 domain-containing protein → MARGFGLNGDASHHVDVLYQAVFGRAADAEGKSFWVNALNNGSTITDMANSFVTSVEMTGHKLASTDWDLHF, encoded by the coding sequence ATCGCCCGCGGCTTCGGCCTAAATGGTGATGCCAGCCACCATGTCGACGTGCTCTATCAGGCTGTCTTTGGTCGTGCAGCAGACGCTGAGGGTAAGTCTTTCTGGGTTAATGCACTCAACAACGGAAGCACCATAACTGACATGGCAAATAGCTTTGTGACCTCGGTGGAAATGACAGGGCACAAGCTGGCGAGCACAGACTGGGACCTGCACTTCTAA
- the relB gene encoding type II toxin-antitoxin system RelB family antitoxin, which translates to MATSIRRAPETEQRLDFLANSTGRTKAYYLREIIDHGLIDIEDYYLAAEVLERVRKGQEAVHSAADVRKDLGLDD; encoded by the coding sequence ATGGCCACTTCCATTCGACGGGCACCCGAAACCGAGCAGCGCCTCGATTTTTTGGCGAACAGCACGGGACGGACCAAAGCGTATTACTTGCGTGAAATCATCGATCATGGCCTGATCGACATAGAGGATTACTACCTCGCGGCAGAAGTCCTAGAACGGGTTCGTAAAGGTCAGGAAGCCGTGCATTCGGCTGCTGACGTAAGGAAAGACCTTGGTCTGGACGATTGA
- a CDS encoding DegT/DnrJ/EryC1/StrS family aminotransferase yields MSQDFIVFGAPDICEEEILEVITTMRSGWLGTGPKVKEFEELFAAFKGMDAEQAVAVNSCTAALHLSLLAAGVGPDDEVLTTPLTFCATANAILHTGATPVLVDVDPQTMNIDPSAIAARITPRTKALMPVHFAGLPCAMDEILAIARDHRLTVIEDCAHAVEATYRGRATGTLGDFGCFSFYATKNVTTGEGGMVVSRDIAQAQRMRMLALHGMTRDAWKRFSDEGYAHYQVVEAGFKYNMMDMQAAIGVHQLARVNGGWERRKTIWNRYREALADLPVILPAEPPGYVRHAYHLFTLQIDATHSPVSRDVFIRRMTAVGIGVGVHYLALPAHPYYQDHLGWRPDDTPHASAIGRSTVSLPLSPALSDAQVQRVINAVTAILCQA; encoded by the coding sequence ATGAGCCAGGATTTTATCGTTTTTGGCGCACCTGACATCTGCGAGGAGGAGATCCTCGAAGTCATCACGACGATGCGTTCCGGATGGCTGGGCACTGGCCCCAAGGTCAAGGAATTCGAAGAGCTCTTCGCCGCGTTCAAAGGGATGGATGCCGAGCAGGCTGTGGCGGTCAATTCATGCACTGCAGCGTTGCACCTCAGCCTGCTGGCAGCGGGGGTCGGTCCGGATGACGAGGTCTTGACTACCCCACTGACCTTCTGCGCAACCGCCAACGCCATTTTGCATACCGGCGCCACCCCAGTGCTGGTGGACGTGGACCCGCAGACCATGAACATCGACCCGTCTGCCATTGCCGCGCGCATCACCCCGCGCACCAAGGCGCTGATGCCGGTGCACTTCGCCGGGCTGCCTTGCGCCATGGACGAGATCCTTGCGATCGCTCGCGACCATCGTTTAACAGTGATCGAGGACTGCGCGCATGCCGTAGAAGCCACCTATCGCGGAAGGGCTACGGGCACGCTGGGCGATTTTGGCTGTTTCAGTTTCTATGCCACCAAAAATGTCACCACCGGCGAGGGAGGCATGGTTGTGTCCCGCGACATCGCACAGGCCCAGCGCATGCGGATGTTGGCCTTGCACGGCATGACCCGCGATGCCTGGAAACGCTTCTCGGATGAAGGCTACGCGCACTACCAAGTGGTCGAGGCCGGTTTCAAATACAACATGATGGATATGCAAGCGGCGATTGGCGTTCACCAGCTTGCGCGGGTCAACGGTGGCTGGGAGCGCCGGAAAACCATCTGGAATCGCTATCGCGAAGCGTTAGCGGATTTGCCGGTTATTCTGCCCGCCGAGCCACCCGGCTACGTGCGCCACGCCTATCACCTGTTCACGTTGCAGATCGACGCCACCCACAGCCCCGTCAGCCGTGACGTCTTTATTAGGCGCATGACCGCCGTCGGGATCGGGGTCGGCGTGCACTATTTAGCCCTGCCCGCGCACCCTTACTATCAGGATCATCTGGGCTGGCGACCCGATGACACGCCCCACGCCAGCGCCATTGGCCGGAGCACCGTCAGCCTGCCGTTGAGCCCGGCATTGAGCGATGCCCAAGTGCAACGGGTCATCAATGCCGTGACGGCCATCCTATGCCAGGCCTGA
- a CDS encoding 3-keto-5-aminohexanoate cleavage protein — protein MQVGKPYFINLACTGVIPTKAMNSHVPLHYEEILADVAQALALGVQMVHLHARDNAGIQTADPAPYGRLVEAIRALPGGRELIVGVTTSGRQDAGFESRSRVLELDGLAKPDMASLTLSSLNFAQSASVNAPDTIRQLAERMATKGIKPELEVFDAGMANFAAVLLKEGLLKPPLYVNVLLGNVAGAQADLLQLAAILAALPHGCIVGVAGLGRFQLAANGLGLLAADGVRVGLEDNLWFDQQRTVLASNTRLIERVIAQAHLLERRLLSTTAIRDRLGMTS, from the coding sequence ATGCAGGTCGGCAAGCCGTACTTCATCAATCTGGCGTGCACCGGCGTGATACCGACCAAGGCCATGAACAGCCATGTGCCATTACATTATGAAGAAATCCTGGCCGATGTCGCCCAAGCCTTGGCGCTGGGAGTGCAGATGGTGCACTTGCACGCTCGTGACAATGCGGGCATACAGACTGCTGACCCCGCGCCGTACGGCCGTTTGGTGGAGGCCATTCGTGCCTTGCCGGGCGGTCGGGAATTGATCGTCGGGGTTACCACCAGCGGGCGCCAGGACGCTGGTTTCGAGTCGCGCTCGCGTGTGCTGGAACTGGACGGCTTGGCCAAACCAGACATGGCCAGCCTCACCTTGAGTTCGCTCAACTTCGCGCAGTCGGCCAGCGTCAACGCACCGGATACCATCCGCCAACTGGCAGAACGCATGGCGACAAAAGGCATCAAGCCGGAGCTTGAAGTGTTCGACGCAGGCATGGCCAATTTCGCCGCCGTGCTGCTCAAAGAAGGCCTGCTCAAGCCACCGCTGTACGTCAACGTGCTGTTGGGCAACGTCGCCGGTGCGCAAGCGGATCTTCTACAACTAGCGGCAATTCTGGCGGCCTTGCCTCACGGCTGCATCGTCGGTGTGGCCGGACTTGGCCGCTTCCAACTGGCCGCCAACGGACTGGGCCTGCTTGCCGCCGATGGCGTGCGCGTGGGGCTTGAAGACAATCTCTGGTTCGACCAGCAACGGACGGTTCTGGCCAGCAACACACGACTGATCGAGCGGGTCATCGCTCAGGCGCATCTGCTGGAGCGCCGGCTATTGTCCACAACGGCGATCAGAGATCGTTTGGGGATGACTTCATGA
- a CDS encoding acetyltransferase has translation MSNFYQNALDDTRPVVVFGNLRSASLAWYCLCHDTPWQVAAFTVDLAYITNPTFEGLPLVSFEHLEAYYPPSDYRLLIPMGYQQINGVRRERFEAAKRRGYDFVSYVSSRASVWPDLDIGENVLIYEHAIIQPFARIGSNCIIRSGAHISHHCQVADHAFVAAEVAMGGEGQVGEQAFIGVGAVLRDRIRIAERTFVGAGAVVLKDTDADGLYVGNPARKASKTALQACGG, from the coding sequence GTGAGTAACTTTTATCAGAATGCGCTGGACGATACCCGTCCGGTGGTGGTGTTCGGCAACCTGCGCTCCGCGAGCCTGGCCTGGTACTGCCTATGCCACGACACGCCGTGGCAAGTCGCAGCCTTTACCGTGGACCTGGCGTACATCACCAACCCAACGTTTGAAGGCCTGCCGCTGGTTTCCTTCGAACACCTGGAAGCGTACTACCCCCCCAGCGATTACCGTTTGCTGATTCCCATGGGCTACCAACAGATCAACGGCGTGCGTCGTGAACGTTTCGAGGCGGCAAAGCGCAGGGGCTACGATTTCGTCAGCTACGTGTCGAGCCGCGCCAGTGTCTGGCCGGACCTGGACATTGGCGAAAACGTGTTGATTTACGAACACGCGATCATCCAGCCGTTCGCGCGCATTGGTAGCAATTGCATCATCCGCAGTGGCGCGCACATTTCCCACCACTGCCAGGTTGCCGATCATGCTTTCGTGGCCGCCGAGGTCGCCATGGGCGGTGAAGGCCAGGTCGGCGAGCAGGCGTTCATCGGCGTCGGGGCCGTATTACGCGATCGCATTCGCATAGCCGAACGCACCTTCGTTGGCGCCGGGGCAGTGGTGCTCAAAGACACCGACGCCGACGGCCTGTACGTCGGCAACCCGGCGCGCAAAGCGTCCAAGACCGCGCTGCAAGCGTGCGGAGGCTGA